The DNA region TTGGAGAAATAAAGCTTGTAATTTAGCATACAACTTTTATGGTAAAAATGAATTAGATAGAATTGTTGATGTTGCTTGTGGAACAGGTGATATGATTGAATTCTGGCAAAAAATTGCTACATCAAATGGTATTAATTTAAAAAATGTCATTGGAGTAGATCCAAGTGTTGGTATGATGGATGTTGCAAAAAAGAAGCTACCTGATGTAGAATTTGTAGAAGCAGGTGCAGCACAAATGCCGCTTGACAATGATAGTGCAGATATCATCTCTATTTCATATGGAATTAGAAATGTAGTACAAAGACAAGAAGCTTTTGATGAATTTGCAAGAGTACTTAAAAAAGATGGTTTAGTTGTAATTTCAGAGTTTACAAAAAATGAAAAAACTAATCCTTTAGATCATGTAACTGATTTTTATATGAATAAAGTATTACCAACTTTAGGTGGATTAATTTCAAAAAATAAAGAAGCATACACTTATTTACCAAATTCAATTGATGAATTTTTAACTACTGATAATCTTTGTAAAGAGTTAAGACAAGCAGGTCTTGAGCCAATTCATACACAAGCTTTTTCAATGAAAATATCTACTTTAATCATAGCTAGAAAAGTTTAATTCTCTAGCTACGTAAAGGACTTTTTTGAATTCTGCAATTTCTGTTTCAACTTTAAATACTCAAATAAAATCTTTACTTGAAACTACATTTATAAACGTTTATGTTGAAGGTGAAGTTTCAAATTTAACTTATCATAATTCTGGACATATTTATTTTTCAATTAAAGACAAGAATTCTAC from Arcobacter sp. LA11 includes:
- the ubiE gene encoding bifunctional demethylmenaquinone methyltransferase/2-methoxy-6-polyprenyl-1,4-benzoquinol methylase UbiE, which translates into the protein MGKQEKIVSMFNDIAGTYDIANRVLSMGIDKSWRNKACNLAYNFYGKNELDRIVDVACGTGDMIEFWQKIATSNGINLKNVIGVDPSVGMMDVAKKKLPDVEFVEAGAAQMPLDNDSADIISISYGIRNVVQRQEAFDEFARVLKKDGLVVISEFTKNEKTNPLDHVTDFYMNKVLPTLGGLISKNKEAYTYLPNSIDEFLTTDNLCKELRQAGLEPIHTQAFSMKISTLIIARKV